One genomic window of Methanobacterium formicicum DSM 3637 includes the following:
- the asnB gene encoding asparagine synthase (glutamine-hydrolyzing), whose protein sequence is MCAITGIIGENIGDKLYNMLLTLKHRGPDKSGVFVDGKISHGNLEDLIIPHGNIGLGHNLLSIVGSEVVQPMSNGKIILVCNGEIYNYSQLHSDLEDTSYDFKTDSDSEVVLALLTKHYQGSLLKTVPLVLEELDGDYAFAAYDGEDLVAVRDPLGVKPLYYGDENGLFGFASEKKALWEVKINKTHSLPPNFMLHNKELVPLPQRQSLPQISSLQQISSGKENFSSCVEDQFQNESYDFSIESEFSKSTRVTSDKKYLKEKEEIKKVLGNYIRESVKKRTRGLDKVGILFSGGVDSTLLAVLCADLGIETELYAVGSEGSPDRVFASKVAEYIGLPLHIRMVDEGVVREYIPRVLSAIEEWNVMKLGVGMTAYLAAEMAHHHGQRVILSGQGADELFAGYHRYLSFYQQKGEEAQEDLQNDVANLYHVNLERDDKVTMASSVELRVPYLDLQIINMAMNIPMYYKINGPDDKLRKCILREVANQMGVPFEIVKRPKKAAQYGSGIHKILRKKVLKDSGYMDKLKKSFKFIDI, encoded by the coding sequence ATGTGTGCAATAACTGGCATCATCGGTGAAAATATTGGTGACAAACTGTATAATATGTTACTAACCCTTAAACACAGGGGACCTGACAAATCTGGAGTTTTTGTAGATGGTAAAATATCTCATGGCAACTTGGAAGATTTGATCATACCCCACGGTAACATTGGACTGGGTCACAATCTTCTGTCTATTGTGGGATCAGAAGTTGTTCAACCAATGAGCAATGGGAAAATTATCCTGGTTTGTAACGGGGAGATCTACAATTATTCCCAACTGCATTCTGATTTGGAAGATACATCATATGATTTTAAGACTGACAGTGACTCTGAAGTGGTTTTAGCCCTCCTCACAAAACACTACCAAGGTTCCCTATTAAAAACTGTTCCTTTGGTTCTTGAAGAGTTGGATGGAGATTATGCCTTCGCTGCATATGATGGTGAAGATTTAGTTGCAGTTAGAGACCCGTTGGGTGTGAAACCACTTTATTATGGGGATGAAAATGGCTTATTTGGTTTTGCATCAGAAAAAAAAGCATTATGGGAAGTTAAAATAAATAAAACCCACAGCTTACCACCTAATTTTATGTTACATAATAAGGAACTAGTACCTTTACCACAAAGACAATCACTACCACAAATATCATCATTACAACAAATATCATCAGGGAAAGAAAATTTCTCTTCCTGCGTAGAAGACCAATTCCAAAACGAATCATATGACTTTTCCATTGAAAGTGAATTTTCCAAAAGTACTCGGGTCACTTCAGATAAAAAATATCTTAAAGAAAAAGAAGAGATTAAAAAGGTTTTAGGAAATTATATCAGGGAATCTGTGAAAAAAAGAACCCGGGGCCTGGATAAGGTGGGAATTTTATTTTCTGGAGGTGTTGATAGCACCTTACTGGCTGTGCTATGTGCTGATCTCGGGATTGAAACTGAATTGTATGCAGTGGGTAGTGAAGGTTCTCCAGACCGTGTTTTCGCCAGTAAAGTAGCGGAGTATATAGGTCTTCCCCTTCACATCAGAATGGTTGATGAGGGCGTGGTAAGAGAATACATTCCCCGAGTATTAAGTGCCATAGAAGAGTGGAATGTTATGAAATTAGGGGTGGGTATGACCGCATACCTGGCTGCGGAGATGGCCCACCATCATGGTCAAAGGGTGATCTTGTCTGGTCAGGGTGCAGATGAACTCTTTGCAGGATACCATCGATACCTCAGTTTTTACCAGCAAAAAGGTGAAGAGGCCCAGGAAGACCTCCAGAATGATGTGGCGAATCTTTACCATGTAAACTTGGAGCGTGACGATAAAGTAACCATGGCCAGCAGTGTGGAACTGAGGGTTCCCTATCTGGACCTCCAAATTATAAATATGGCCATGAATATACCTATGTACTACAAGATAAATGGTCCAGATGACAAATTACGTAAGTGTATCCTCAGGGAAGTGGCTAACCAGATGGGTGTGCCCTTTGAGATCGTTAAAAGACCTAAAAAAGCTGCACAGTATGGATCGGGTATCCATAAAATCCTCAGAAAAAAGGTGTTAAAGGACTCAGGATATATGGATAAATTGAAAAAATCCTTTAAATTTATAGACATTTAA
- the gatC gene encoding Asp-tRNA(Asn) amidotransferase subunit GatC: MKIEKEAEEILQSFSEALKDIPELEETHYMVDNVNLSREDCAEEKDSTKIMRNAHVDKEGNLIAEKGKWVK; this comes from the coding sequence TTGAAGATTGAAAAAGAGGCCGAAGAGATACTCCAGAGCTTTTCTGAAGCCCTGAAAGACATACCTGAACTGGAAGAAACCCATTACATGGTTGATAACGTTAACCTATCCCGGGAAGACTGTGCTGAAGAGAAGGACTCAACCAAGATCATGCGCAACGCCCATGTGGATAAAGAAGGTAATCTGATTGCTGAAAAAGGAAAGTGGGTAAAATGA
- a CDS encoding carboxypeptidase regulatory-like domain-containing protein translates to MKYKKRGAALLITFFLAVILCSAVCAADSDNNSISSTADNSEIHSSAITAISEENNSATSIDPIISGTVFNGSTDLGLGGVTIQVLDSGNNLMAETTTGADGSYHVNFNNPGTVFQVAAIRLGYISYSKEITVTPNATNPSDPNLYGTANFRLYGLPAYSGNASSYVLNVGAIPGILLDIYAGKSSAGVDSQVIPYSEGEGIPLEIRLLGGDLLAGLLNVNSTGDQGLVTGGILPSNLPSLLQLLGLNVGALVGVADSSTNPPGAIGGSSLVSLQLSLLNLIQIINLGVINANSSVTPDFDTGALTSSSSVGSTANILVLGGLLEINALDVHATAFANGEVGGASAIYDWTVADIKLLGISILDQLQINGVVQIPGVLRIALGDKTEITSPDGTHAFASGDALNIELLNIIPGYELLTLTLGHAQAEASVPLGGLDVGNADLGIDKAVNTLTPNYMDEVVFTLTAHNYGPDDATNVHVTDLLPAGFEWVSDDSNNSYNPANGVWNIGNLAKGTSAVLHIVARVIASNTTITNVVSINGTEHDLEPGNDHDSVTVTVGPASDLEITKTVDKTSPEYLDTITYTITVHNNGPDNANGVTVTDLLPTGLRYIQDDSNNAYNPTTGIWTIGTLTKNTNTVLHILAQVMVSNTTITNIATVNGTNHDQNSTNNETNTTITIGPASDLGIAINVNDAHPKYLDFVEFTLTAYNYGPDNAPNAKVNFTAPAGLRYVSDDTNGSFNSTTGLWSIGYMALNTMEVMHLVMQAMVPNVQMTVEAVITDPDPNLASGFYDPNPDNNRATASVSPYSVSEPGNPTTKTTDSSTPTTSSEKTVGMQTTGIPLGGILMAILMIFTGISVSKRK, encoded by the coding sequence TTGAAATACAAAAAACGTGGAGCAGCTCTTCTAATAACATTTTTTCTAGCAGTGATACTTTGCAGTGCTGTTTGTGCCGCAGATTCTGACAATAACTCCATCAGTTCCACTGCAGATAATTCCGAAATCCATTCATCGGCGATTACTGCAATATCTGAAGAAAACAACAGTGCAACATCAATAGACCCTATAATATCAGGAACAGTGTTTAATGGTTCAACAGACCTTGGGTTAGGAGGAGTTACCATCCAGGTATTGGATTCCGGTAACAATCTTATGGCGGAAACAACAACCGGAGCCGATGGTTCATATCATGTGAACTTTAACAATCCCGGAACAGTATTCCAGGTGGCAGCAATCAGGTTAGGTTACATATCATACTCAAAAGAAATAACTGTAACCCCCAATGCAACCAATCCCAGTGATCCCAATCTTTACGGAACTGCAAACTTCAGATTATATGGTTTACCAGCTTACAGTGGCAATGCTTCAAGTTATGTATTGAACGTAGGAGCGATTCCAGGAATTTTACTGGATATATACGCAGGAAAATCAAGTGCAGGAGTAGATAGCCAGGTGATACCTTACAGTGAAGGTGAAGGTATACCCTTAGAAATCAGACTGCTTGGCGGCGATTTACTCGCTGGTTTATTGAATGTGAATTCGACAGGTGATCAGGGTTTGGTGACTGGAGGAATACTTCCATCCAATTTACCTAGCTTATTGCAACTACTAGGACTCAATGTGGGTGCTTTAGTTGGAGTTGCTGATTCAAGTACCAACCCCCCAGGAGCAATCGGAGGGAGCAGTTTAGTATCTTTACAACTGAGTTTACTGAATTTAATCCAGATCATAAACTTGGGAGTTATAAACGCCAATAGCAGCGTGACACCCGATTTTGATACTGGCGCCCTTACAAGTTCCTCTAGTGTTGGAAGCACAGCCAATATACTAGTTCTCGGCGGATTACTCGAAATAAACGCTTTAGATGTTCATGCAACTGCGTTTGCCAATGGTGAAGTAGGAGGAGCTTCTGCAATCTATGATTGGACTGTAGCTGACATAAAACTCCTCGGCATAAGTATTTTGGACCAACTCCAGATAAATGGAGTAGTTCAAATTCCGGGAGTGCTGAGAATAGCACTGGGTGATAAGACAGAGATAACTTCTCCTGATGGTACTCATGCCTTTGCTTCAGGGGATGCTTTAAACATTGAACTTCTCAACATCATACCAGGTTATGAGTTATTAACCCTGACCCTGGGTCATGCACAAGCAGAAGCAAGTGTGCCTTTGGGTGGTTTAGATGTAGGAAATGCAGATCTGGGAATTGATAAAGCTGTGAATACCCTGACACCTAACTACATGGATGAAGTTGTGTTCACTCTAACTGCACATAACTACGGACCAGATGATGCTACCAATGTTCATGTGACTGATCTGTTACCTGCAGGGTTTGAATGGGTTTCTGATGATTCTAACAATTCATACAATCCTGCAAATGGAGTCTGGAATATTGGTAATCTGGCAAAAGGTACCAGTGCTGTGTTACATATTGTAGCACGAGTTATTGCATCTAACACTACTATAACCAATGTTGTCAGCATCAATGGAACAGAACATGACCTGGAACCAGGTAATGATCATGATTCTGTGACTGTAACTGTAGGCCCTGCATCCGACCTTGAGATAACTAAGACCGTTGACAAAACCTCACCAGAATATCTCGATACCATCACCTACACCATAACTGTACACAACAACGGACCAGACAATGCCAACGGAGTAACCGTGACTGACCTATTGCCGACAGGATTAAGGTACATCCAAGACGATAGCAACAACGCATACAACCCTACCACAGGAATATGGACCATCGGAACCCTGACAAAAAACACCAACACCGTTCTCCACATCTTAGCACAAGTAATGGTCTCCAACACCACCATCACCAACATCGCCACAGTAAACGGAACTAACCACGACCAAAACAGTACTAACAACGAAACCAACACCACCATAACCATAGGACCCGCATCTGACCTTGGTATTGCTATAAATGTGAATGATGCACATCCAAAATATCTGGATTTTGTTGAGTTTACATTGACTGCATACAATTATGGGCCGGACAATGCACCTAATGCTAAAGTGAATTTCACAGCACCTGCGGGACTTCGCTATGTATCAGATGATACTAATGGTTCATTTAATTCAACCACAGGTTTGTGGAGTATTGGTTACATGGCCTTGAATACCATGGAGGTTATGCATTTAGTAATGCAAGCTATGGTTCCAAATGTTCAGATGACTGTTGAGGCAGTTATAACTGATCCAGACCCTAATTTGGCTTCAGGATTCTATGATCCAAATCCGGACAATAACCGGGCAACTGCTTCAGTTTCACCTTATTCAGTATCGGAACCTGGAAATCCAACTACCAAGACCACTGATTCCAGCACCCCCACAACCTCATCAGAAAAAACCGTTGGTATGCAAACTACGGGAATACCCCTTGGTGGAATATTAATGGCAATACTGATGATCTTCACTGGAATATCGGTGTCCAAAAGGAAGTAA
- a CDS encoding NifB/NifX family molybdenum-iron cluster-binding protein — MSDCDILLVSQIGPGAQKKLINRGVRPLIMPVFIEDALEKLYSVLQNG; from the coding sequence ATTTCAGACTGCGATATTCTGCTGGTGAGTCAGATTGGACCTGGAGCCCAGAAAAAACTGATAAATAGAGGAGTTAGGCCCTTGATCATGCCTGTTTTCATAGAAGATGCTCTGGAAAAACTGTATTCAGTGCTACAGAATGGTTAA
- the cysK gene encoding cysteine synthase A, whose product MVKIPELTRGIANDITETIGNTPLVRLNRISEGLDAEILVKLESFNPISSVKDRIGVALIEHGEEIGAIKPDSVLIEPTSGNTGIALAFVAAARGYRLILTIPDTMSIERRKLLATFGAEIVLTPGADGMPGAVAKAEELAAEIPNAVMPQQFKNPANPKIHRETTAQEIWRDTDGKVDIVVGGVGTGGTITGLAQALKEKKPEIKAVAVEPATSPVLSTGVKGPHKIQGIGAGFVPEVYDADLIDEVIPIKDEDAGAYLLKLAREEGILAGISSGAATRAGVELAQREENKGKQIVVILPDTGERYLSVGWVFEEIYKTYEDTIPQI is encoded by the coding sequence ATGGTAAAGATACCAGAATTAACAAGAGGAATTGCAAACGATATAACAGAAACCATTGGAAACACACCACTGGTCAGGTTAAATAGAATAAGCGAAGGTTTAGATGCAGAAATATTAGTAAAACTTGAATCATTCAACCCCATCAGCAGTGTTAAAGACCGAATTGGAGTAGCACTAATTGAACACGGGGAAGAAATAGGAGCCATAAAACCGGATTCAGTTTTAATTGAACCTACCAGCGGGAACACTGGAATTGCCCTGGCATTTGTAGCTGCAGCAAGGGGATACCGATTAATACTAACCATTCCTGACACCATGTCCATTGAAAGAAGAAAACTTCTGGCAACCTTCGGTGCGGAAATAGTCTTAACACCGGGTGCAGATGGAATGCCTGGTGCCGTGGCAAAGGCCGAAGAACTGGCTGCAGAAATACCTAACGCAGTAATGCCTCAACAATTCAAAAACCCGGCCAACCCCAAAATCCACAGGGAAACCACTGCCCAGGAAATCTGGAGAGACACCGATGGAAAAGTGGACATCGTTGTGGGAGGAGTAGGTACTGGCGGAACCATCACCGGCCTCGCACAAGCTTTAAAGGAAAAAAAACCCGAAATCAAAGCAGTAGCAGTAGAACCCGCAACATCACCAGTCCTATCCACCGGAGTAAAAGGACCACATAAAATACAGGGAATCGGTGCCGGATTTGTGCCAGAAGTATACGATGCAGACCTTATTGACGAAGTCATTCCCATTAAAGATGAAGATGCCGGAGCATATCTATTAAAACTGGCCAGGGAAGAAGGAATTCTGGCAGGTATTTCATCAGGAGCAGCCACCCGTGCAGGAGTAGAACTTGCCCAGCGCGAAGAAAACAAAGGCAAACAGATAGTGGTTATACTACCTGACACCGGTGAACGGTACCTGAGTGTTGGATGGGTTTTCGAAGAAATTTACAAAACCTACGAAGACACGATTCCTCAAATATAA
- a CDS encoding homoserine dehydrogenase has protein sequence MKIIILGFGAVGQGVARVLSMKEDYLKSNYDLNPQIVAVTDRSGAAIKEDGLDGELLLKTKNETGKISSYPEYGVPGVSSLKVLEEVEYDCLVEVTPTDIDDGEPARSHILKAMEEGKDVVTSNKGPLALSFQELASSAQSNDVEFKFEASVGGAMPILNFAHDNLAGCSIESIYGILNGTTNYILSRMAKEGSSYEQTLSEAQEMGIAETDPYQDVEGIDAACKIVILANSVLNLPVTLKDVEVEGISRITAESIALAKKEGLLIKLIGEASADALEVSPRLVRQGSPFAVEGTLNVATLKTDLADDVTVVGKGAGSVETASAILSDIISIWKIRK, from the coding sequence ATGAAAATTATTATTTTAGGTTTTGGTGCAGTAGGACAGGGAGTTGCCCGTGTTCTGTCCATGAAAGAGGATTATTTGAAGAGTAACTATGATCTTAATCCCCAGATCGTTGCAGTGACTGACCGTTCCGGGGCAGCCATAAAAGAAGATGGTCTGGATGGAGAATTGCTCCTTAAAACCAAAAACGAAACCGGCAAAATCTCGTCTTACCCAGAATATGGTGTTCCTGGTGTAAGCAGTCTTAAAGTTCTAGAAGAAGTTGAATACGATTGTCTGGTGGAAGTTACTCCCACGGATATTGATGATGGAGAACCCGCCCGTAGCCATATCCTGAAGGCCATGGAAGAGGGTAAAGATGTGGTTACATCCAATAAGGGCCCCCTTGCATTGTCATTCCAGGAACTTGCTAGTTCTGCTCAATCCAATGATGTTGAATTTAAATTTGAAGCATCAGTGGGCGGTGCCATGCCCATCCTAAATTTCGCCCATGATAATCTGGCAGGATGCAGTATAGAATCAATTTACGGGATTTTGAACGGAACCACTAATTACATCTTATCCAGGATGGCTAAGGAAGGATCATCTTATGAACAAACCCTCAGTGAAGCCCAGGAAATGGGAATTGCAGAAACTGATCCATACCAGGATGTGGAGGGTATTGATGCAGCCTGTAAAATAGTTATACTGGCCAATTCTGTTTTAAACCTCCCTGTAACTCTTAAAGATGTTGAAGTTGAAGGAATATCCAGAATAACCGCTGAATCGATCGCTCTGGCTAAGAAAGAAGGTTTATTAATTAAACTTATTGGTGAAGCTTCAGCTGATGCTCTGGAAGTATCACCCCGCCTGGTGCGCCAGGGATCACCCTTTGCAGTGGAAGGTACCCTTAACGTTGCCACTCTTAAAACTGATCTGGCAGATGATGTGACTGTGGTAGGTAAAGGTGCTGGATCCGTGGAAACCGCCTCTGCCATTTTAAGTGACATCATCAGTATCTGGAAGATAAGGAAATGA
- the cysE gene encoding serine O-acetyltransferase: protein MFDRIREDLEMVRMRDPAARSTLEIFFCYPGLHAIWLHRLASWFWNHKLLFLGRLTSTINRLLTGIEIHPGATIGRRVFIDHGMGVVIGETAEVGEDVLIYQGVVLGGTSLEKIKRHPTIGNGVVIGSGAKIIGNIKIGDASKIGAGSVVLKPVPAGSTCVGIPGRVVQEERKCAIDLDHGELPDPVAEVINLLLKRQDEMEAQIKELGITSTVMKANGLLTRKTEMEEIFSEGAGI, encoded by the coding sequence ATGTTTGATAGGATAAGAGAAGATCTGGAAATGGTACGTATGCGGGACCCTGCCGCCCGAAGCACTCTGGAAATATTCTTCTGCTATCCAGGTTTACATGCCATCTGGCTCCATAGACTAGCCAGTTGGTTCTGGAACCACAAACTATTATTTTTAGGTCGATTAACATCAACCATCAACCGCCTGTTAACCGGGATCGAAATACACCCCGGTGCCACCATTGGCAGAAGAGTATTTATAGATCATGGGATGGGGGTGGTTATTGGTGAAACTGCAGAAGTAGGGGAAGATGTACTGATTTACCAGGGAGTAGTCCTGGGCGGGACCAGTCTGGAGAAGATAAAAAGACACCCAACCATTGGAAATGGTGTGGTCATAGGTTCGGGAGCCAAGATCATTGGTAATATTAAAATTGGGGATGCATCCAAAATTGGTGCAGGATCAGTTGTCCTGAAACCAGTTCCAGCGGGTTCAACCTGCGTTGGTATACCTGGAAGGGTAGTACAGGAAGAACGCAAATGCGCCATTGATTTAGATCACGGGGAGTTACCGGACCCTGTGGCAGAAGTTATTAACTTACTTTTAAAACGACAGGATGAAATGGAAGCCCAGATCAAAGAACTTGGGATTACCTCAACAGTGATGAAGGCTAACGGCCTGTTAACCCGCAAAACTGAGATGGAAGAAATCTTCTCAGAAGGCGCAGGAATATAA
- a CDS encoding MoaD family protein: protein MPEIKFLSNLADITGEKSLTIEYDGEISGLIDNLDTKLEGKDFKSTITDEAGEIKDFVKVLVNGNDIRGTGGLSSPIKDADEIVIFQTLAGG from the coding sequence ATGCCTGAAATAAAATTTTTATCAAATCTAGCAGATATAACTGGAGAAAAATCCCTGACCATTGAATACGATGGGGAAATATCCGGTTTAATTGATAATCTGGACACTAAACTTGAAGGAAAAGACTTTAAATCCACTATAACAGATGAAGCTGGTGAAATAAAGGATTTTGTGAAAGTCCTGGTCAATGGAAATGACATCAGAGGAACTGGTGGTTTAAGTTCTCCCATAAAGGACGCTGATGAAATAGTTATATTCCAGACTCTGGCCGGTGGTTAA
- a CDS encoding transcriptional regulator has product MRPPCEIVVWYVIPTIRSELAKELLNLGMKQKEISELLDITQPAVSQYISDKRGHGIKFNDETQNLIREFAKGLVEEKYTQRDIIPHVCQICKKVKTDEILCQLHKEKGKMPTDCDACMSSHLVE; this is encoded by the coding sequence ATGAGACCTCCATGTGAAATAGTAGTGTGGTACGTTATCCCCACCATAAGATCTGAACTGGCCAAGGAACTCCTGAATCTGGGAATGAAACAGAAGGAGATTTCTGAGCTTTTAGATATAACTCAACCCGCAGTTTCTCAGTATATCAGTGATAAAAGAGGACATGGTATAAAATTCAATGATGAAACCCAGAACCTCATCCGAGAATTTGCCAAGGGTCTGGTGGAAGAAAAATACACTCAAAGGGATATAATACCACATGTTTGTCAAATATGTAAAAAAGTAAAGACTGATGAAATTCTCTGTCAGCTACACAAAGAAAAAGGAAAAATGCCAACTGATTGTGACGCCTGTATGTCATCTCACCTAGTTGAATAA
- a CDS encoding NifB/NifX family molybdenum-iron cluster-binding protein, with translation MPIRVAAASSDGKYVNQHFGKADKFLIFDIKDNGEHEFIELRETAPPVWWRSEFKRGNNRINFRLRYSAGESDWTWSPEKTDK, from the coding sequence ATGCCCATTAGAGTAGCAGCCGCAAGTAGCGATGGAAAATACGTGAACCAACATTTTGGAAAAGCAGATAAGTTTTTGATATTTGACATTAAAGATAATGGAGAACATGAATTCATTGAGCTTAGAGAAACAGCCCCCCCGGTGTGGTGGAGATCCGAATTTAAAAGAGGAAACAATCGAATTAATTTCAGACTGCGATATTCTGCTGGTGAGTCAGATTGGACCTGGAGCCCAGAAAAAACTGATAAATAG
- a CDS encoding ABC transporter substrate-binding protein yields MNIGYLSTIYHTSFILKSLGNKFLEGIDTDLSWTLFPTGPAMIEAFKTGEIDLGYIGLPPVMMGINNGLKLKCVAGGHVEGTVMISKDSFSSFDDLSNVNEVLNQFEGENIGTPARGSIHDVIIRDLIHDRNISIINYPWADFIPGAISDGEISAGLGTPSLAAVASREINSKLIIPPSKLWPYNPSYGIAVREELIKREPEFITDFLIAHEAACNLIRNQPREAAEVAAGQLGNIDVDFILKTFQISPKYCASLPEEYIKSTLDFVPVLEKLGYLQNKIKREDIFDLKFIQEVHPEPSHYDLPSDTAGSKN; encoded by the coding sequence TTGAATATAGGGTATCTTTCCACTATCTACCACACATCATTTATTTTAAAAAGTTTAGGTAATAAATTCCTTGAAGGAATAGACACTGATCTTAGTTGGACTTTATTTCCCACAGGCCCGGCAATGATAGAGGCCTTTAAAACTGGTGAAATAGATTTAGGTTATATTGGACTTCCTCCAGTAATGATGGGGATAAACAATGGACTAAAACTTAAATGTGTGGCTGGAGGTCATGTGGAAGGTACCGTGATGATTTCTAAAGATTCATTCTCTTCTTTTGATGATTTAAGTAATGTTAATGAGGTATTGAACCAGTTTGAAGGGGAAAATATTGGAACTCCTGCCCGTGGTTCCATTCATGATGTTATCATACGGGATCTCATTCATGATCGAAATATATCCATCATTAACTACCCCTGGGCAGATTTCATACCTGGTGCCATTAGTGATGGTGAAATAAGTGCAGGATTAGGCACACCATCACTGGCTGCAGTGGCTTCTCGGGAAATAAATTCAAAGCTGATAATTCCACCCAGCAAATTGTGGCCCTACAATCCCAGTTATGGGATCGCAGTTAGGGAAGAACTCATAAAACGTGAACCTGAATTTATAACTGATTTTTTAATTGCACACGAAGCTGCATGTAATCTCATACGCAACCAGCCCCGCGAGGCTGCAGAAGTTGCTGCTGGTCAGCTGGGAAATATCGATGTGGATTTCATACTGAAAACCTTCCAGATTTCTCCCAAGTACTGCGCCAGTCTTCCAGAAGAATACATAAAATCCACTCTGGATTTTGTTCCGGTCCTTGAAAAATTAGGGTATCTGCAAAATAAAATAAAAAGGGAAGATATTTTCGATTTGAAGTTCATTCAAGAGGTTCATCCAGAACCTTCGCACTACGATCTTCCTTCTGATACTGCTGGTTCAAAGAACTAA
- a CDS encoding NifB/NifX family molybdenum-iron cluster-binding protein yields MSIKVAVASSDGKYINQHFGMASQFLIFELDDDGTHKFLELRENKPACSTEGHSELSMEESVKLISDCQAVLAGQIGPGAIDILLKNNIDPYIAPTFIEDALKELAGIIQTKKNN; encoded by the coding sequence ATGTCCATAAAAGTAGCAGTTGCCAGTAGCGATGGAAAGTACATCAACCAGCATTTTGGAATGGCTTCCCAATTTCTGATTTTTGAGTTAGATGATGATGGAACCCACAAGTTTCTGGAGTTGAGGGAAAATAAACCTGCCTGCAGCACGGAGGGTCACAGTGAATTATCCATGGAAGAAAGTGTAAAACTAATATCAGACTGCCAGGCCGTACTTGCTGGTCAAATCGGTCCGGGGGCTATTGACATACTGTTGAAAAACAATATAGATCCCTATATAGCACCAACATTTATTGAAGATGCATTGAAGGAATTGGCAGGAATCATACAAACGAAAAAAAATAATTAA